In Salinibacterium sp. dk2585, a single window of DNA contains:
- a CDS encoding NUDIX domain-containing protein → MTGGVFTLAAALVLDSRGRALLVRKQGTNAFMQPGGKIEPGETARDAVVRELAEELTLEVDPDSLTPLGRFSSAAANEPGWMVDCEVFTLVTDAPVAAAAEIAEVRWFDPADTGDAVIAPLTVEHVFPAVPLVGGS, encoded by the coding sequence GTGACGGGCGGCGTCTTCACCCTCGCGGCTGCGCTCGTGCTCGACAGCCGGGGCAGGGCACTGCTCGTGCGCAAGCAGGGCACGAACGCCTTCATGCAGCCGGGAGGCAAGATCGAGCCGGGCGAGACGGCGCGCGACGCCGTCGTGAGGGAGCTCGCCGAGGAACTGACGCTCGAGGTCGACCCCGACTCGCTCACGCCTCTCGGTCGGTTCTCCTCCGCGGCGGCAAATGAGCCGGGCTGGATGGTCGACTGCGAGGTCTTCACGCTCGTGACCGACGCCCCCGTCGCGGCAGCGGCCGAGATCGCTGAGGTGCGCTGGTTCGACCCCGCCGACACGGGTGATGCTGTCATCGCGCCGCTCACGGTCGAGCACGTCTTCCCGGCAGTCCCGCTTGTCGGGGGCTCTTGA
- a CDS encoding EAL domain-containing protein: MERPTGVGEWAFSIGNDPELREMIVGSIHEGVLVTDAEERIVAVNDAVCRMTGYDRAELVGKTCALLQGPETQPELIEAMRAAIQSEETFIGEVLNYRRDGTPYWNGLSIAPVRRGGVATHFVSVQRDITDFVADRTLAERGQETAAMMLRVSRELSRATTGSQVAQVIADAVPALWGSDRSVVLFWDDNSARFVMAGLSGWGGAAAEMVRAWESTRAESPDLAELMDSGMPVLLHRSSSAWARELMETFDFEALGLTPVQIGGRFLGIIGGHWASTPPPTTLNDTLHERMMAIAGLAGVALGHSRLREAIDWSMTHDALTGLPNRRMLEEHITERMAELAEHGGDGVVVLACDVNRFTAIRETYPTAVVDSVLREIAARLVSTIGDEGFVARLGGDDFVIVIRARPEDLEATVSRLLDAFLAPFAVGDDTVHAGLAVGGAVSADVARSPAEAVEAFGPTVAQRLISLARADLTAQRLAYRAGQKREDPEDAGLDSDLRSAVRNGEIEVYYQPQVRLHDGALVGVEALVRWNHPRLGQVSPVRFIPLAEYNGSIREIGHFVFETACTDAARWAASGHPLEMSVNVAVHQLEDPTFSDRVVRTVSTNGLPNDRLTLEVTETRLVSDRSVPQAQLHRLRELGFVISIDDFGTGFSSLTQLSNLPVGELKIDRSFVSGVTAAGRSIVAGVIGFARGLGLRVVAEGVEDAEQYEVLRMLGCDRAQGYHLARPMPAEQFEREWLS, from the coding sequence ATGGAGCGGCCGACCGGGGTGGGCGAGTGGGCCTTCTCCATCGGGAACGATCCGGAGCTTCGCGAGATGATCGTCGGGTCGATCCACGAGGGCGTGCTCGTGACCGACGCCGAGGAGCGCATCGTCGCGGTCAACGATGCGGTGTGCCGCATGACGGGCTATGACCGCGCGGAACTTGTCGGCAAGACCTGCGCGCTGCTGCAGGGACCCGAGACGCAGCCCGAGCTGATCGAGGCGATGCGGGCCGCCATCCAGTCGGAGGAGACCTTCATCGGCGAGGTGCTCAACTACCGCAGGGATGGCACGCCCTATTGGAACGGCCTCTCGATCGCGCCCGTGCGGCGGGGCGGCGTCGCGACGCACTTCGTGAGTGTGCAGCGGGATATCACCGACTTCGTGGCCGACCGCACGCTTGCCGAGCGCGGACAGGAGACGGCGGCGATGATGCTGCGGGTCTCCCGGGAGCTCAGCCGCGCGACAACGGGCAGCCAGGTTGCGCAGGTCATCGCGGATGCCGTGCCCGCCCTCTGGGGTTCGGACCGCTCGGTGGTGCTTTTCTGGGACGACAACTCGGCACGGTTCGTCATGGCTGGGCTGAGCGGCTGGGGCGGCGCGGCGGCGGAGATGGTGCGTGCCTGGGAGAGCACGCGTGCCGAGAGCCCCGACCTTGCCGAGCTGATGGACTCCGGCATGCCGGTGCTCCTCCACCGTTCGAGTTCGGCGTGGGCGCGCGAGCTCATGGAGACCTTTGACTTCGAAGCGCTCGGCCTGACCCCCGTCCAGATCGGGGGGCGCTTCCTCGGCATCATCGGCGGCCACTGGGCGAGCACGCCGCCACCCACGACCCTCAACGACACACTGCACGAGCGGATGATGGCCATCGCCGGACTCGCGGGTGTCGCCCTCGGCCACAGCCGGCTTCGAGAGGCGATCGACTGGTCGATGACACACGATGCCCTCACAGGGCTACCCAACCGACGGATGCTTGAGGAGCACATCACCGAACGGATGGCCGAGTTGGCGGAACACGGTGGCGACGGCGTTGTCGTGCTGGCCTGCGATGTCAACCGGTTCACCGCCATCAGGGAGACCTATCCGACGGCCGTCGTGGACTCGGTGCTGCGAGAGATCGCCGCGCGACTGGTCAGCACGATCGGCGATGAGGGCTTCGTAGCACGCCTGGGCGGCGACGACTTCGTGATCGTGATTCGAGCCCGCCCCGAGGATCTCGAGGCCACGGTGAGTCGGCTCCTCGACGCCTTCCTCGCCCCCTTTGCCGTGGGCGACGACACCGTCCATGCGGGGCTCGCGGTCGGCGGAGCCGTGAGCGCCGACGTTGCGCGGTCCCCGGCCGAGGCCGTCGAGGCTTTCGGCCCCACCGTCGCCCAGAGGCTCATCTCCCTCGCCCGCGCCGACCTGACCGCGCAACGCCTCGCCTACCGGGCAGGCCAGAAGCGCGAGGATCCCGAGGATGCGGGGCTTGACTCCGACCTGCGCTCGGCCGTGCGCAACGGTGAGATCGAGGTCTACTACCAGCCGCAGGTCAGGCTGCATGATGGAGCACTCGTGGGGGTCGAGGCCCTCGTGCGGTGGAACCACCCGCGATTGGGCCAGGTCAGCCCAGTGCGCTTCATCCCCCTCGCCGAGTACAACGGCTCGATCCGCGAGATCGGCCACTTCGTGTTCGAGACCGCATGCACGGATGCGGCGCGCTGGGCGGCATCCGGGCATCCGCTCGAGATGTCGGTCAATGTGGCCGTGCACCAACTCGAAGACCCCACCTTCTCAGACCGGGTCGTGCGCACCGTCAGCACGAACGGGCTCCCCAACGATCGACTGACGCTCGAGGTGACCGAGACGAGACTGGTCTCCGACCGCAGCGTGCCCCAGGCGCAGCTGCATCGGCTGCGCGAGCTCGGCTTTGTGATCTCGATCGACGACTTCGGCACCGGCTTCTCTTCGCTCACCCAGCTGAGCAACCTGCCCGTCGGCGAACTCAAGATCGACCGGTCCTTCGTCTCGGGCGTCACCGCCGCCGGCCGCTCCATCGTCGCGGGCGTCATCGGTTTCGCCCGGGGCCTCGGGCTGCGCGTCGTGGCGGAGGGTGTCGAGGACGCGGAGCAGTACGAGGTGCTGCGGATGCTCGGATGCGACAGGGCCCAGGGGTACCACCTGGCGCGCCCCATGCCGGCCGAGCAGTTCGAGCGGGAGTGGCTCAGCTGA
- a CDS encoding type II secretion system F family protein codes for MLMLGMAVLVLGVLALGWLLLVPDAHAHARGNLSRGAAEAAAGPATKGATQGASRGGVRRLMPAASVGRITRLVDAAGRPAEQVERMLQRKVVLAALGLVLGVLIGVGTASPIGWLLAIALVVLGWFGPEIYLTGRAGDRRKAIDAALADTLDQLTIAVEAGLGFEAALARIVHNGRGPLAEELGRTLQAMQLGVTRREAYRALADRVQLPDLDRFVRAVIQADAYGVPISTVLRIQSDEVRMRRRQRLEEQAMKIPVKITFPLMLCLMPVLFIMVLGPVIINAVEAFQ; via the coding sequence ATGCTGATGCTCGGCATGGCCGTGCTCGTGCTCGGCGTGCTCGCGCTCGGGTGGCTGCTGCTGGTCCCCGACGCACACGCACACGCCCGCGGCAACCTCTCCCGCGGAGCGGCGGAGGCGGCGGCGGGCCCTGCCACGAAGGGGGCGACCCAGGGGGCCTCCCGCGGCGGGGTCCGCAGGCTCATGCCCGCGGCATCCGTCGGCCGCATCACTCGGCTCGTCGACGCGGCGGGGCGTCCTGCCGAGCAGGTCGAGCGGATGCTGCAGCGCAAGGTCGTGCTCGCCGCGCTCGGCCTCGTCCTCGGCGTGCTGATCGGCGTCGGCACGGCATCGCCGATCGGCTGGCTGCTCGCAATTGCGCTCGTCGTGCTGGGTTGGTTCGGCCCGGAGATCTACCTCACCGGTCGGGCGGGGGACCGGCGCAAGGCGATCGACGCCGCGCTCGCCGACACGCTCGACCAACTCACGATCGCGGTCGAGGCGGGCCTGGGCTTCGAAGCCGCCCTCGCGCGCATCGTGCACAACGGGCGCGGCCCGCTCGCGGAGGAGCTGGGCCGCACGCTCCAGGCGATGCAACTGGGCGTCACGCGCCGGGAGGCGTACCGTGCGCTCGCCGACCGGGTGCAGCTGCCCGACCTCGATCGCTTCGTGCGCGCCGTCATCCAGGCCGACGCCTACGGGGTGCCGATCTCCACAGTGCTGCGCATACAGTCGGATGAAGTGCGGATGCGGCGACGGCAGCGGCTGGAGGAGCAGGCGATGAAGATTCCTGTCAAGATCACCTTCCCGCTCATGCTCTGCCTCATGCCCGTGCTCTTCATCATGGTGCTGGGCCCGGTCATCATCAACGCGGTCGAGGCCTTCCAGTGA